A stretch of Castanea sativa cultivar Marrone di Chiusa Pesio chromosome 2, ASM4071231v1 DNA encodes these proteins:
- the LOC142624185 gene encoding stemmadenine O-acetyltransferase-like has product MLMNVEIISKEIIKPSSPTPHHLRNFKLSFLDQIAPPTYIPIIFFYQCKQYMDLDHYERSSSLKKSLAETLTRFYPLAGTLINEDFSINCNDEGVDYVQARVPCMLSQVVEKDNGQALIQLLPFEPYRSCSDQFGKEVLLAVQYNIFDCGGVAISFCVSHKVADGISAINFITAWAGMSRGASEIISPSFDAAIHFPPRDISGFTLSTAMAKEKIVTRRFVFDKSSIAALRKEASLAFGPEDKGPSRVEAISAFICRRFIAIAQSKPGNKAKLFTGLHAVNLRERMAPHLPVNSFGNLVTVALSQVKIEKDDCLWENQLRNAIREINVDYVKKLQDGVDYLNFMNNAKKQLANGETVFCNFTSWCRFPVYEIDFGMGKPTWVCSPSRPYKNVVVMMSSKDGYGIETWVSMNEEDMAMFEHDPELLSFVSSTARE; this is encoded by the coding sequence ATGTTGATGAATGTTGAGATAATTTCGAAGGAGATTATTAAGCCATCATCTCCAACCCCCCATCACCTTAGGAACTTCAAGCTTTCCTTCTTAGACCAAATTGCACCTCCCACTTATATCcctatcattttcttttatcagTGTAAGCAATATATGGATCTTGATCACTACGAAAGATCTAGTTCGCTAAAAAAGTCTTTAGCTGAAACCCTCACTCGCTTCTATCCATTGGCTGGAACACTTATTAATGAAGATTTCTCTATCAACTGTAACGATGAGGGTGTAGACTATGTTCAGGCCCGTGTCCCATGCATGCTATCACAAGTGGTAGAGAAAGACAACGGGCAAGCTTTGATCCAATTGCTACCATTTGAGCCCTATCGTAGTTGTAGCGATCAATTTGGAAAAGAAGTTCTCCTGGCTGTccaatataatatttttgacTGTGGTGGAGTGGCGATTTCCTTTTGTGTCTCACATAAGGTTGCTGATGGAATATCAGCAATCAACTTCATTACTGCATGGGCTGGTATGTCTCGAGGAGCTAGTGAAATTATAAGCCCCAGTTTTGATGCAGCCATCCATTTTCCTCCAAGAGATATATCTGGGTTCACCCTGAGTACTGCAATGGCAAAAGAAAAGATTGTGACCAGAAGATTTGTGTTCGACAAATCAAGCATAGCCGCCCTAAGAAAAGAAGCCTCTCTTGCATTTGGACCAGAAGACAAGGGCCCGTCACGCGTGGAGGCCATTTCAGCATTCATTTGCAGGCGTTTCATTGCAATAGCTCAATCAAAACCTGGAAACAAAGCAAAGCTATTCACAGGACTTCATGCTGTGAACCTGCGCGAGAGAATGGCTCCACACCTTCCAGTGAACTCATTTGGGAATCTTGTCACGGTTGCGTTATCACAGGTTAAGATTGAGAAAGACGATTGTTTATGGGAGAACCAACTTAGGAATGCAATTAGGGAAATCAATGTTGACTACGTGAAGAAACTACAAGATGGAGTGGACTACTTGAATTTTATGAACAACGCAAAGAAACAACTCGCAAACGGTGAGACGGTCTTTTGTAACTTTACTAGCTGGTGTAGGTTCCCTGTCTATGAAATTGATTTTGGAATGGGGAAGCCCACTTGGGTGTGTAGTCCCAGCAGACCTTATAAGAACGTGGTGGTCATGATGAGTTCCAAAGATGGTTATGGAATTGAAACGTGGGTAAGCATGAATGAAGAAGACATGGCCATGTTTGAACATGATCCGGAGCTCCTCTCATTTGTTTCTTCAACAGCTCGAGAATGA